A portion of the Terriglobia bacterium genome contains these proteins:
- a CDS encoding (2Fe-2S)-binding protein: protein MPQDPEEKCCKSHQGISRRGFLSSVGAGAVAAATIGNAPVAAAQEIDAVGDAVTVNLAVNGSKRKIVVEPRWTLLYILRDVLGLTGTKIGCERGECGACTVLIDGKPRYACMMLAVESEGHEITTLEGLMDGEKLGPVQQAFAEEDAFQCGFCTPGQIMAVEGLLRQNPNPTLDQIRAGVSGNLCRCAAYQHIFRAAAKAGELRRKGGVA, encoded by the coding sequence ATGCCTCAAGATCCCGAGGAGAAATGCTGCAAGTCACACCAGGGGATAAGCCGCAGAGGTTTCCTGTCTTCGGTCGGCGCAGGAGCGGTCGCCGCCGCAACCATAGGAAACGCCCCCGTAGCGGCCGCGCAGGAGATAGATGCCGTTGGCGATGCAGTCACCGTCAACCTGGCCGTCAACGGATCAAAACGGAAGATCGTCGTGGAGCCGCGCTGGACGCTGCTTTACATCCTGCGTGATGTTCTGGGGCTCACAGGCACCAAGATCGGCTGCGAGCGCGGGGAGTGCGGCGCGTGCACCGTCCTGATCGACGGCAAACCGCGTTACGCCTGCATGATGCTGGCTGTCGAGTCAGAGGGACATGAGATCACGACGCTCGAGGGTTTGATGGATGGCGAAAAGCTCGGACCCGTCCAGCAGGCCTTCGCGGAGGAAGACGCCTTCCAGTGCGGCTTTTGCACTCCGGGGCAGATAATGGCCGTCGAGGGTCTGTTGCGCCAGAATCCCAATCCGACCCTGGACCAGATCCGCGCCGGTGTAAGCGGGAATCTGTGCCGCTGCGCCGCCTATCAGCACATCTTCAGGGCTGCCGCCAAGGCCGGCGAATTGCGCAGGAAGGGAGGTGTGGCATGA